One region of Brassica napus cultivar Da-Ae chromosome A10, Da-Ae, whole genome shotgun sequence genomic DNA includes:
- the LOC106370879 gene encoding zinc finger CCCH domain-containing protein 1, with protein MSDSGEEPKTCQQEEASQSQQVCTFFKKPSKAKNLRKRPAVDADEEDADAKSETSILNNLKKVAKPDNKLFFSSGPSKGSATTTSEAPEKAVVFHYDSSKEIQVQNDSRATATLETETDFNQDARAIRERVLKRADEALKGNKNKASGEKLYTGIHGYTDHKAGFRREQTISSEKAGGSHGPLRASAHIRVSARFDYQPDICKDYKETGYCGYGDSCKFLHDRGDYKPGWQIEKEWEEAEKVRKRNKAMGVEDEDDDEADSEEDEDALPFACFICRESFVDPVVTKCKHYFCEHCALKHHTKNKKCFVCNQPTMGIFNAAHEIKKRMAEERSKAQGL; from the exons ATGTCAGACTCTGGAGAAGAACCCAAAACATGTCAGCAAGAAGAAGCTTCTCAATCTCAACAAG tttgcaCTTTCTTCAAGAAGCCATCTAAAGCTAAAAATCTAAGGAAAAGACCTGCGGTTGATGCTGATGAAGAAGACGCAGATGCCAAAAGCGAAACCTCTATATTGAACAACCTCAAGAAAGTTGCTAAGCCCGACAACAAGCTGTTTTTCTCCTCTGGACCGTCCAAGGGCTCTGCCACGACGACGAGCGAGGCTCCTGAAAAGGCCGTCGTCTTTCACTACGATTCATCAAAGGAGATCCAGGTTCAGAACGACAGTAGAGCCACCGCGACTCTTGAGACCGAGACCGACTTCAACCAAGACGCACGAGCCATCCGCGAGAGAGTTCTCAAGCGAGCTGACGAAGCTTTGAAAGGGAATAAAAACAAGGCTTCCGGTGAGAAGCTTTATACCGGAATCCATGGATATACGGATCACAAAGCCGGGTTTAGAAGAGAGCAAACCATCTCCAGCGAGAAGGCTGGAGGCTCACATGGGCCGTTGAGAGCTTCTGCGCACATCAGAGTATCCGCTAGGTTCGATTACCAGCCTGATATATGCAAGGATTACAAAGAAACTGGTTACTGTGGGTATGGAGACTCGTGTAAGTTTCTGCATGACCGTGGAGATTACAAACCTGGGTGGCAGATAGAGAAAGAGTGGGAAGAAGCAGAGAAGGTTAGGAAGAGAAACAAAGCTATGGGAGTTGAAgacgaagatgatgatgaggcTGACAGTGAGGAAGACGAAGATGCGTTGCCCTTTGCTTGCTTCATTTGCAGAGAGAGTTTCGTTGATCCAGTTGTCACTAAATGCAAGCATTACTTCTGCGAACATTGTGCTCTAAAG CATCACACGAAGAACAAGAAGTGCTTTGTGTGTAACCAACCAACGATGGGGATTTTCAATGCGGCACATGAGATCAAGAAGAGAATGGCTGAAGAACGGAGCAAAGCTCAAGGATTGTGA